A window from Cellulomonas sp. C5510 encodes these proteins:
- a CDS encoding DUF3710 domain-containing protein encodes MALFRRGAKDRTAQDETAAAEPTADRDDAADATGAGAAAPAADEPAGTAPDEPAADVPALPADRSRGPWDATEEVPPGPRIDLGALRLPGVQGMELRMEIDKKSDVVTAVGVTLDGSTLQMQAFAAPRSEGIWDEIREEIGESVRKQGGAVDDVPGPFGRELLARLPVRTPEGRTGHRPARFIGVDGPRWFLRGVVTGRAAVDEDAAKRLEDVFRRTVVVRDGQARPPRDLLALRLPGQEDGAVPKGAAPAPTFDPLTRGPEITEIR; translated from the coding sequence GTGGCGCTATTCCGGCGCGGTGCGAAGGACCGCACCGCCCAGGACGAGACCGCGGCCGCCGAGCCGACGGCCGACCGCGACGACGCCGCGGACGCGACCGGGGCCGGGGCAGCCGCCCCGGCGGCGGACGAGCCGGCGGGCACCGCGCCCGACGAGCCGGCGGCCGACGTCCCCGCGCTCCCGGCCGACCGGTCCCGCGGCCCCTGGGACGCCACCGAGGAGGTCCCGCCCGGCCCGCGCATCGACCTCGGCGCGCTCCGTCTGCCCGGTGTGCAGGGCATGGAGCTGCGCATGGAGATCGACAAGAAGAGCGACGTCGTGACGGCCGTCGGTGTGACGCTGGACGGCTCGACGCTGCAGATGCAGGCGTTCGCCGCTCCGCGCTCCGAGGGCATCTGGGACGAGATCCGCGAGGAGATCGGCGAGTCCGTGCGCAAGCAGGGCGGCGCTGTCGACGACGTCCCCGGCCCGTTCGGGCGTGAGCTGCTCGCGCGGCTGCCCGTCCGGACGCCCGAGGGCCGCACCGGCCACCGGCCCGCACGGTTCATCGGCGTCGACGGTCCGCGCTGGTTCCTGCGCGGTGTCGTCACCGGCCGCGCCGCGGTCGACGAGGACGCCGCCAAGCGGCTGGAGGACGTCTTCCGCCGCACCGTCGTCGTCCGCGACGGCCAGGCCCGCCCGCCGCGCGACCTGCTCGCGCTGCGGCTGCCGGGCCAGGAGGACGGCGCCGTCCCGAAGGGCGCCGCGCCGGCACCCACGTTCGACCCGCTGACGCGCGGGCCGGAGATCACGGAGATCCGCTGA
- a CDS encoding OB-fold nucleic acid binding domain-containing protein, with amino-acid sequence MSPVSLREQLRKAVASQEEIEADEEREDAVRATGCTPVSQAPERHRVKMSGVLRSVVLRPREGVPALEAELYDGSGTVDLVWLGRREIAGIEPGRRLKVEGLVCSREGRRSMFNPRYELRPRPGE; translated from the coding sequence ATGTCCCCGGTGTCGCTGCGCGAGCAGCTGCGCAAGGCGGTCGCCTCGCAGGAGGAGATCGAGGCCGACGAGGAGCGCGAGGACGCGGTCCGCGCGACCGGCTGCACGCCGGTCTCGCAGGCCCCCGAGCGCCACCGCGTGAAGATGTCGGGCGTGCTGCGCTCGGTCGTCCTGAGGCCCCGGGAGGGCGTGCCGGCGCTGGAGGCCGAGCTGTACGACGGCAGCGGCACGGTCGACCTGGTGTGGCTGGGCCGCCGCGAGATCGCCGGCATCGAGCCGGGTCGCCGACTGAAGGTCGAGGGCCTGGTGTGCTCGCGCGAGGGCCGGCGGTCGATGTTCAACCCGCGCTACGAGCTGCGGCCCCGGCCCGGTGAGTGA
- the dut gene encoding dUTP diphosphatase, which translates to MLLRRLDEAVPVPGYAHPGDAGADLVTRVDVTLAPGERATVPTGISIALPEGFAAFVHPRSGLAARHGLTVVNAPGTVDAGYRGEIAVTLLNTDPREPVVLHRGDRIAQLVVQRVERAAFVEVEALPESVRGAGGFGSSGGWRAAAGGAPVIAGTPADAPDAGPGSASGGAR; encoded by the coding sequence GTGCTGCTGCGGCGGCTCGACGAGGCCGTGCCCGTCCCGGGGTACGCCCACCCGGGCGACGCCGGCGCCGACCTGGTCACCCGCGTCGACGTGACGCTGGCGCCGGGGGAGCGCGCGACCGTCCCGACGGGCATCTCGATCGCGCTGCCCGAGGGCTTCGCGGCCTTCGTCCACCCGCGCTCGGGCCTCGCCGCGCGGCACGGGCTGACCGTGGTGAACGCGCCGGGCACGGTCGACGCGGGGTACCGCGGCGAGATCGCCGTGACGTTGCTCAACACCGACCCGCGGGAGCCCGTCGTGCTGCACCGCGGGGACCGCATCGCCCAGCTCGTCGTGCAGCGCGTGGAGCGGGCGGCCTTCGTGGAGGTGGAGGCCCTGCCGGAGTCCGTCCGGGGCGCGGGCGGCTTCGGGTCCTCCGGCGGCTGGCGCGCGGCCGCGGGTGGGGCGCCGGTCATCGCCGGCACGCCGGCGGACGCCCCGGACGCCGGCCCCGGTTCCGCCTCGGGCGGAGCCCGCTAG